In Seonamhaeicola sp. S2-3, the genomic window CCATCAAAGTCCAACTGTCAGGCTGAGCCTGTCGAAGCCCCCTCGAAGCCCTGCCGAAGTCCCCCCCTCTTTTATCTACTCCCCTTCCCCCTTACCATATTCCGTATAATTTTTAGAATATTGCACCAACCGATTCCAATCGCCATCAATCAATGCTTGTTTTTTTCTTCTACTCCATCCTTTAATTTTTTTCTCAAACATAATAGCTTGAGAAGGGTCTGTAAACATTTCATACCAAACCAACGCTACAGGGCGTCTTTTATAAGTATAAGCATTTTTATCGGTTCCCGCATTATGTTCATATAATCTCCGTTCTAGATTATTTGTAAACCCAGTATAAAATGAATCATCTTTACATTTAACGATGTAAACAAAAAAACTTTTCATTATTTTTTACGTTTCTTGATAAGCTTCGTCAAGCTCAGCTTCGTCAAGCTCAGCTTGACACACTTAACTAACCAATTATTTATTTTATTGTTTCATTTCCCTCACCAAATTCACCATATCAGACTGAGTCTTTAGGACTGAGCCTTTAGGACTGAGCTATGTCAAACTGAGCCTGTCGAAGCCTTGCCAAAGTCCCTCTGTCAGACTGAGCTTGTCGAAGTCCTGTCGAAGCCCTGTCAAAGCCCTGTCGAAACCCCATCAAAGTCCCAACTGTCAGGCTGAGCCTGTCGAAGCCCTATCGAAGCCCAAATGTCAGACTGAGCTATGTCAGGCTGAGCCTGTCGAAGCCCTGCCGAAGCCCTGCCGAAGCCCTGCCGAAGCCCTGTCGAAACCCCATCAAAGTCCAACTGTCAGGCTGAGCCTGTCGAAGCCCTATCGAAGTCCCCCCCCAATCAAACAAAATATACGTTATTATAATAAGCTATAAGAACAGAAAATAATATCACAAAATTTAGTTATTAAATCAAGAAGATTTTCTTAACACCAGAGTATATCCTGTTTTTGTAAATAAAGATTCTGACAATCTAATAAGTGTACCCAATTTATATAATATTTTTTGTACAAATTTAGACTCTCTTCTAAATCTAATATTCTCATTTAATGGACCATAACGATATTGTATCCGTTCAACAGAATATTGTTCAGAGATTGAAGCTCTTGTGGGGTTTCGTCCTAATTTGGTTAAATATTTAACAAAACTTTCAGGCGGATAGGGCTTAATATGCGATAGATCATCATAAAACCCACTCCATAATAATGGAGCTGATATAACAATAACACCACCCACCTTGCAGCAACGATCTAATTCTTTTAAGGTATCATATACCTCTTGTGGCTGAAGATGTTCAATGACATGACTCATATGTATTACGTCAAACATTTCATCCTCAAAAGGAAGTTGTGGCAATCGTCCCTGAACCGTATTTGGATATTTATCTTTAAGCCGTTTAGCACTATCAGGGTTTCCTTCAAATAGAAAAAAATCAGTCCTATTACAATATTTTGCAAAACTACCATCTCCTGGGCCAATATCAAGTACAATACTATCGGTCTCGATAAGCTCTTTAGCTATATCAAAAAACGGTTCTCTCTGATGCGTTATATATTTTTTATCTATCATTTAAATACCACTTTGCATTTGCTATAACAGGAAAATTTCTATACTCAGCTATATGTTCTTTTTTAAATCCACCTTCTAATACTTTTACCCGTAATATAGAAGAAAAAAAATCAAAAGTAATCGCTCCAGAACCTATCCATAATGAGATATTATAATCACCTTGTATGAGAGGTAATTCCTTTACGGCACCTGTAATCCGATTAATTCCCTTATGCAGTACCAACTGTTCATTAGTATGACCACTGTAAATTTGGTAGATAGGTACTTCTTGGTTTGATTTAAAACTGACTGCAATATCAACTTGCTTCTCCACATTTGAAACAATTTCATAATAAAAATTGAAAGTTGTTCCAGTTTTAATCTGGGAAGTGATTTTAAATTTTTTAATATAAACCAGTTTATCTAAAGGTATTTGTGAAACTTCAAATTCCGTCGAATAAATATGAGAATCCATACTTAAGTAGTTATCAACGACTTTTTCAACACTTCCATCTTTTATGATATTGCCATTTTGCAATAGAATAGCTCTTGAACACAAGCTTTTAACCGCTGCCATATTATGACTCACAAACAAAACCGTTCTACCGCCACCTCTACTTATGTCTTGCATTTTCCCAATAGCTTTCTTTTGAAATTCGGCATCACCAACAGCCAAAACCTCATCAATGATTAAAATATCGGGTTCTAAAAAAGCTGCTACCGCAAAGGCTAACCTAACTGTCATACCTGAGGAATAACGTTTTACAGGGGTATCTATATAACGCTCACAACCGCTAAACTCAATAATCTCATCAATTTTAGAGCTTATTTCCTTTTTGGTCATACCTAAAATAGCGCCGTTAAGATATATATTTTCTCTACCAGTAAGTTCAGCATGAAACCCTGTTCCAACTTCTAAAAGAGATGCTACAGTTCCTTTAGATTTTACGCAACCCGTTGTAGGACTTGTTATTTTAGATAGTATTTTAAGCAACGTAGATTTACCTGCACCATTTTTACCAATAATACCTAATACTTCGCCCTGTTTAACTTCAAAATTAATATCCTTTAAGGCCCATACGTAATTAGAATTAGCTTTGGCAGTTCTATCATTTTCTTCTCCTATCTTTTGAAACGGATCTGCTTTTCCTCTTATACCATACCACCATCGCTTTAAATCATCTTTAACGGTACCCGTACCAATAACACCTAGCCGGTATTGCTTACTTAAATTTTCAACTTTTAATATAATATCACTCATTATTTAGTGAAAAGTGAGTAGTGAAATGTGAATAGTCACAAATCAAAACTAATTATTTTTATTTTCTATATAATTTCTAAAACCTAAAAGCAATGTTTTGCTTTCAATCATCACTTTTTCTTGATGCACCTTCAGCTATATTAGAAGGAATAGACACTGCAGCTCTTCGCATTTGACTCACCAAACCATATTTTTCATCAGAAGGAAACTGAGAAGTTAAACTATAAACAAGCTCAACCAAATCCATACTCTTTTTCCAAACATCCAATTCTTTATGATCCATAACAAACTATTACTATTCTCTATTCACCACTCACTACTAACTTCTCACCATTCACTACTCACTATTCACTACTCTAAACCGTATCTATAAAATTCTTTTCAGTTTTATTAAATATAATAATACCTATAAAAAATATTACCAAAGTGACAGACAACGTATAAATAAACATGTTAATATTAAAACTACCAGTACTTAACAACATATACCTAACACTTTCTATAACAAAAGTTAAGGGATTATATTCTACAATCCACACATAGTTGGGAAGCTGTTCTTTAAAAAAAGAAACGGGGTACATAACTGCCGAAACATACATGAGTAATTGCAACCCAAACCCAATTAACACCCTTAAATCTCTATATTTGGTTATTAATGAAGAAATAATCATACCCAAGCCCAAACCTAGCATACCCATAATGATGATGATTAAAGGAAATAGAAAAGTATGTTTATTAAATGAAATTTCAGCTCCTTGATAGTAGTAATAAACATAAAAACAACCAAAAACAAGCAGCTGAATACCAAACTTTAATAAGTTTGAAATAACCACCGATAAAGGCACTATAATACGCGGAAAATACACCTTACCAAAAATACCGGCATTAGCAGAAAAGGTATTGGAGGTTGACATAAAACACACTTTAAAGTAGTTCCAAATGGTAATACCTGCCAAATTAAACAAAAACGAAGGCACCGTTCCTGTAGATATATTGGCTACATTATTAAAAATTAATGTAAAAATTATAGACGTAAATAAAGGCTCTATTAAATACCATAAAGGCCCAAGAATGGTTTGCTTGTAAACCGTCACTATATCACGTTTTACAAAGAGTAGCAATAAATCTCTATACCTCCAAACTTCCTTAAAATTTAAATCTATTAATTTGCGTTTAGAGGAAATTGTAAATAACCACTCGTTTGTATTATCCTTACTCAAAAACTTAAAATGTTAGCAATTTATTTTTTAAAAACTGATTTTAATCTAGTTAATAACCCTGATTTTGTTTTAGTATCTTCATGATAACCATTAGCATAATTACCATAACCATAGCCATAGCCGTAACCATAACCGTAACCATAACCATATTTAGCCTTTTGGTCATAGCCATTATAAACAAGACTAATATTTTGTATTTGTTTTGTTCTATACTTTTCGTTTATAAAATTAAGCATCCCTTTTTTGGTGTAATCTTGCCTAACCATATATAAAGAGGTATCAACAAAATCAAACAACTCTAAAGCATCGGCTACTAAGCCCATAGGAGGCGTATCTAAAACAATGTAATCATATTGTTTTTTTAATTCTCCTATTAATTCACTTAATTTAGGACTAATAAGCAGTTCTCCCGGGTTTGGAGGAATGGGACCCGAAGTAATAACATCTAAAAATTCAACATCGGTCTTTTGAACTACCTTTTCTAAACTTTCTTGACCAATTAAATAATTAACAACCCCAACGTCATTCTTTATGTGAAAGTCGTCAAAAATCTTAGGCTTTCTTAAATCTAAACCAACAAGCACGGTCTTTTTTCCGCTTAATGCAAAAACGGTTGCTATGTTTATAGAACAAAAAGTTTTACCTTCTCCACTAACCGATGAGGTTACTAAAAGCGTTTTAGCGCCTTCTAAATGTTTAGACTTATAAAAATATTGAAGATTAGACCTAATAGACCTAAATGCCTCTGCTACGGCAGATTTTGGTTTTCTATGAACAATTAAATTATTATCTAACGGATTTTTTCCTATAACCCCCAAAATGGGGATGGGCGACAATTGCTCAACATCCATAGGACTGTGAACACTATTATCTAACAAAGTAAAAACAAAAGCCAATAATAGCGGCACTAATAAAGCAGCAAAAAAGGCAAAAACATACCTAATATTTAAGTTTCTACCCAATACTTGAGCGCCTGTATTTTTTGCTGAATCTATTATTAAAATATCCGATACATTAGAAGCCTTAATTATTTCTGCTTCGCCCCGTTTAGCTAAAAACACATTATAAGTTTGTTCGCTTAATGAGTATTGTCGCTCTATAGTTATTAATCGCTGTTGATCTTCTGGTAATTTACTAAACTGAGACTCTACACTACTTAATTTACTGTTTACTAGTTTAGCCTCTCGTTTTAAAACATCGGTAGCAGCACTTATATTTTCAAGTAATACATTTTTTAAACCTTCTATTTGCCTGTTTAAATCATTAAAAATAGAAGCATCACTACGTACAGAATATTGAAGTTTAGACTTTTGTACCGAAAGTTCGTTAATTTTAGACACATTGTTTAAAATATTACTATCACTTATACCAGCTATAGATGGCGCTGGAATTTCTGTAAATGAACTGCTGGTGGCTAAATAGTTTTTTAAGTTAGCGTAATAATTAAGCTGCCTATTTATATTATCTTTTTCAGCATCTAACTCGGTAAGTTTTTCGTTTAATATAACGCTTTCATTATCTAAACTGAATATTTTGTTTTTCTTTCTATAATCGTTTAAATCTTCGGCGTTTTTACTCAACTCGGTTTTTACTCTAGAAATCTGCTCATCTATAAACTTAATAGCATTGGTAGCGTATTGGTTTTTTCTGTTTAATTGATCTTCTCTTAAAACAGCAACAACCGTATTTAAATAATCTACTATTTTTTCGGTATTCTTATCTATTAAAGATATATCGAGTATGGGAGAACTAGCAGGATTAGAAACCGAAGTACGCCCTTTATAACTTGCTACTACACCATCAAAATTATTAAATTGAATAAAGTAAGTTGCTCCAGAACTTACAGTTCTATTCTCTGCTAAAACTAAAGTACCTTTTAAAAATGGTAATTCAATAGGCGCACCTATTTTAAATTGCTTTTTAAAAATACCTGGAGATACATCAACCGTACTTATTTTTTTAGATACATAGTTTTGTGTTGAAGCCGTATTACCAGGAAATTCAACTTCTAATTCAAAGGTATCTGCTTCTAAAAAGGTTACTTTTATGGGAACACCTATAAGTTGAGAAAAATTATAATCGTGATGAAATCTAAAAGGTGCCGATTTATAAATATCTTGCTTTCTAAAACGCCCCTGTTTTAAATAACTTTTATAAAACTCTAAACGTTCTACTACTTTTTCATGGTGCGAACGCGATTTTAATGTAACTACCATAGTTTGCACCTTAGCAGTAACACCGCCCCAGTTAAAAGTTAAACTAGCATTAGAGGTAAACAGCGGGTTACTATCATCTTCTACCGAAATTTTTGTACTAAGACGATATGAAAACTCTTCTCTTATATTTTTTTGATACACGTAAAAAATAGCTACAGCTAGTAGTATTACAAACAACTTCCAGTAGCTTAAAGCCCTAAATAAAAATTTCTTTATATCGAAATTTGAACCAGATTCTGATATTTCAAACTCGTCATTCATAACTTTATATTACAGGTTTCGAGTTAAAAAATAAGTAGATACTAAAACTGAAAATATAGAGGCTATAGTGGTAATAGTTTGAGAAGCGGTTTCTCCGGCTCCTAAAGCTTTACGTTTTAATGGTTTCACCAAAATCATATCATTGGGTTGTATATAATAGTAAGGCGATTTCATAGCCGCTGCATCTGTTAAATCTATATGATGAATTTGTTGCCCATTGGGATATTGCCTAATAACCAAAACGTCTGTTCTATCACCCGTATTTTTAATATCGCCAGCATTAGCAAGGGCTTCAATTATATTCACTCTATCTTGGTATAAAGTATAAACACCGGTTCCGCCTACTTCTCCTGTTACGGTATAACGTAATCCTGCAAGTTTTACGGTTACAAAAATTTCAGCAGTTTCTTTAAAGTACTGTTTTAATAATTCGGCTTTTACTTGTGCCTCAATTTCTTTAATGGTATAGCCTAAAACATTTATTTCTCCTAAAATTGGAAATTTAATATTACCATGTAAATCTACCGTAAAACCATTAAAATAAAGCGATGATTGCCCTTGTTGTCCGCCACTAGTAGCCGTAGTTTCTACAGGATTAAAAATGCTAACCAACTCTTCGTCTAAAGCTTTTACATTAATACTTAAAATATCATTGACTTGAACCCTATAGGGTTTTGATAGTGCTTGTATTTGCAAAGAATCATTGGCTAAAGTGCCTTTTTCTTGAAGATAAACAACATCTTTATTAGTAATACATGAAGAAAACAATAAACTAAAGAATATAATATAAAGCCAAAAGTAATGTTTCATTCAAAGTGGTTTGAGCTATCACTAACTAGTGATTTTGAGATATCACAAATATAGGTTTTCATTACGAATAATAAAACAGATGCCTAATTTTATAGAATTTTGTTCGTTATTTGCAAAAAAAAAGGTTTTGAATTATTTAACTGTAGAAAACATATCGAAATCTTACGGAGAATTGGTGCTCTTTGAAAACCTTTCTTTTAGTGTGCATAAAGATCAAAAAATAGCCTTTGTTGCTAAAAACGGCACGGGAAAAACGTCTATTCTAAATATTTTATCTGGCAATGACCAAGCAGATTCTGGTAATATTATTTACCGAAAAGATATTAAAGTGTCCTTTTTATCTCAAGACCCTAAGCTTGACAACAATTTAACTATTGAAGAAACTATTTTTGCTAGCGATAATCTCATTTTAGAAGTTATTAGAAACTACGAAAAAGCGCTTTTAAATCCAGAAGATACCGAAGCCTACCAAAAGGCCTTTGAAAACATGGAACAACACCATGCTTGGGACTTTGAAACTCAATACAAACAAATACTTTTTAAACTAAAACTTGAAAATTTAAACCAAAAAGTAGGACTGCTTTCTGGCGGACAGAAAAAACGACTATCGCTTGCCAACGCCTTAATTAACAAACCCGATTTATTAATTCTTGATGAGCCTACAAATCATTTAGATTTAGAAATGATTGAATGGTTAGAAGCCTTTTTTGCCAAAGAAAACATAACCCTGTTTATGGTAACACACGACCGTTATTTTTTAGAACGTGTGTGTAATGAAATTTTAGAGTTAGACGAAGGCAAACTTTACAGCTATAAAGGCAACTACTCATATTATTTAGAAAAACGAGATGCTAGAATAGAACGTGAAGCCATTGAAACTGGAAAAGCCAAACAACTCTTTAAAAAAGAATTAGATTGGATGCGACGCCAACCCAAAGCACGTACCACTAAATCTAAATCTAGAATAGATGATTTTAAAGATATAAAACACAGAGCACACCAACGCAGAAAAGAACATCAGGTTCAGTTAGAACTCAATATGGAACGCTTGGGTAGCAAGATTATTGAATTTCATAATGTATCTAAAGCATTTGAAGATAAAACCATTTTAAATGGCTTTAATTACACCTTTAAAAAAGGCGAACGCGTAGGTATTATTGGTAAAAATGGCACTGGTAAAACCACTTTTTTAAACATTTTAACACAAACAACACAGCCAGATGGTGGTAAAGTGGTTAAAGGAGATACCGTTAAATTTGGTTATTATACACAAAATGGCATTACCATAAAACCAGAACAGAAAGTTATTGATGTTATTAGAGAATTTGGTGATTATATCCCTTTAAAAAAAGGACGCCAAATTAGTGCACAACAATTATTAGAGCGCTTTCTTTTCAGTAGAAAAAAGCAATATGATTTTGTTGAAAAATTAAGTGGTGGCGAACGTAAACGCCTGTATTTATGCACCGTATTAATTCAAAATCCAAATTTTTTAATTCTTGATGAGCCTACCAACGATTTAGATATTGTTACGCTAAATGTTTTAGAAAGTTTCTTATTAGATTTCCCTGGATGCATTATAGTAGTATCTCATGACAGGTATTTTATGGATAAAGTCATAGACCACTTGTTTGTATTTAAAGGCGAAGGCGAAATTGAAGATTTCCCTGGTAATTACACAGACTACAGAGTATATGAAGACAGTCAACCTGTAATCTCTAAAGTTTCAGAAGATAAAAAAGAAAAACAATCTTGGAAACAAAACGAAGCTTCTAAACTATCTTTTAACGAAGAAAAAGAACTCAGAAATATTGAAAGTAAACTCAAATCTTTAGCTTACGATAAAAAACAATTAGAAGACAAATTCCTAAACCCAGATTTAACTCAGGAAGAGATAAATACCTTGTCTGATGAACTTCAAAAAATTATAGACACCATTGAAGCTAAAGAAGAACGTTGGTTTGAACTCTCTGAAAAATTAGAAGGCTAACACTAATAAACTTTGAACTTATAGCTTTAAACTTGGAACTTGGAACTTAAATGTATCAAATCATTCAATACATAAAATTCTTAATTAAATCTACCAACCAACATGGTGTACACTCCCCTTTTGTATTTAATTTAGTTACCAAATGTTTTTATAATAAAAATGATTATCCAGCATACAATCAGATAAAAAAATACAGAAAAAGTCTTTTAAAAAACAAGCATGTTATAGAAATTACAGATTTAGGTTCGGGCTCTAAAAAAACTAAATCTAACAAACGACAAGTTTCTGAAATTGCTAAAACATCTGGCTCTAGCCTTAAACATGCAAAACTATTATTTAGGCTAACCAACTATTTTCAACCAGAAACCATTATAGAGTTAGGCACGTCATTAGGTATTGCCACTCAAGCTATGAGTTTAGGAAATCTAGATGCAAAAATTACAAGTATTGAAGGCTGTTCAAATATTTCCGCTTTTTCAAAAGAAAAATTAAAAACATTCAAAAACATAAATCTTATAAATGCTGATTTTTCTAACATCTTACAAAAAT contains:
- a CDS encoding GIY-YIG nuclease family protein, whose product is MKSFFVYIVKCKDDSFYTGFTNNLERRLYEHNAGTDKNAYTYKRRPVALVWYEMFTDPSQAIMFEKKIKGWSRRKKQALIDGDWNRLVQYSKNYTEYGKGEGE
- a CDS encoding class I SAM-dependent methyltransferase; translated protein: MIDKKYITHQREPFFDIAKELIETDSIVLDIGPGDGSFAKYCNRTDFFLFEGNPDSAKRLKDKYPNTVQGRLPQLPFEDEMFDVIHMSHVIEHLQPQEVYDTLKELDRCCKVGGVIVISAPLLWSGFYDDLSHIKPYPPESFVKYLTKLGRNPTRASISEQYSVERIQYRYGPLNENIRFRRESKFVQKILYKLGTLIRLSESLFTKTGYTLVLRKSS
- a CDS encoding ABC transporter ATP-binding protein; its protein translation is MSDIILKVENLSKQYRLGVIGTGTVKDDLKRWWYGIRGKADPFQKIGEENDRTAKANSNYVWALKDINFEVKQGEVLGIIGKNGAGKSTLLKILSKITSPTTGCVKSKGTVASLLEVGTGFHAELTGRENIYLNGAILGMTKKEISSKIDEIIEFSGCERYIDTPVKRYSSGMTVRLAFAVAAFLEPDILIIDEVLAVGDAEFQKKAIGKMQDISRGGGRTVLFVSHNMAAVKSLCSRAILLQNGNIIKDGSVEKVVDNYLSMDSHIYSTEFEVSQIPLDKLVYIKKFKITSQIKTGTTFNFYYEIVSNVEKQVDIAVSFKSNQEVPIYQIYSGHTNEQLVLHKGINRITGAVKELPLIQGDYNISLWIGSGAITFDFFSSILRVKVLEGGFKKEHIAEYRNFPVIANAKWYLNDR
- a CDS encoding four helix bundle protein — translated: MDHKELDVWKKSMDLVELVYSLTSQFPSDEKYGLVSQMRRAAVSIPSNIAEGASRKSDD
- a CDS encoding ABC transporter permease; this encodes MSKDNTNEWLFTISSKRKLIDLNFKEVWRYRDLLLLFVKRDIVTVYKQTILGPLWYLIEPLFTSIIFTLIFNNVANISTGTVPSFLFNLAGITIWNYFKVCFMSTSNTFSANAGIFGKVYFPRIIVPLSVVISNLLKFGIQLLVFGCFYVYYYYQGAEISFNKHTFLFPLIIIIMGMLGLGLGMIISSLITKYRDLRVLIGFGLQLLMYVSAVMYPVSFFKEQLPNYVWIVEYNPLTFVIESVRYMLLSTGSFNINMFIYTLSVTLVIFFIGIIIFNKTEKNFIDTV
- a CDS encoding polysaccharide biosynthesis tyrosine autokinase, giving the protein MNDEFEISESGSNFDIKKFLFRALSYWKLFVILLAVAIFYVYQKNIREEFSYRLSTKISVEDDSNPLFTSNASLTFNWGGVTAKVQTMVVTLKSRSHHEKVVERLEFYKSYLKQGRFRKQDIYKSAPFRFHHDYNFSQLIGVPIKVTFLEADTFELEVEFPGNTASTQNYVSKKISTVDVSPGIFKKQFKIGAPIELPFLKGTLVLAENRTVSSGATYFIQFNNFDGVVASYKGRTSVSNPASSPILDISLIDKNTEKIVDYLNTVVAVLREDQLNRKNQYATNAIKFIDEQISRVKTELSKNAEDLNDYRKKNKIFSLDNESVILNEKLTELDAEKDNINRQLNYYANLKNYLATSSSFTEIPAPSIAGISDSNILNNVSKINELSVQKSKLQYSVRSDASIFNDLNRQIEGLKNVLLENISAATDVLKREAKLVNSKLSSVESQFSKLPEDQQRLITIERQYSLSEQTYNVFLAKRGEAEIIKASNVSDILIIDSAKNTGAQVLGRNLNIRYVFAFFAALLVPLLLAFVFTLLDNSVHSPMDVEQLSPIPILGVIGKNPLDNNLIVHRKPKSAVAEAFRSIRSNLQYFYKSKHLEGAKTLLVTSSVSGEGKTFCSINIATVFALSGKKTVLVGLDLRKPKIFDDFHIKNDVGVVNYLIGQESLEKVVQKTDVEFLDVITSGPIPPNPGELLISPKLSELIGELKKQYDYIVLDTPPMGLVADALELFDFVDTSLYMVRQDYTKKGMLNFINEKYRTKQIQNISLVYNGYDQKAKYGYGYGYGYGYGYGYGNYANGYHEDTKTKSGLLTRLKSVFKK
- a CDS encoding polysaccharide biosynthesis/export family protein, producing MKHYFWLYIIFFSLLFSSCITNKDVVYLQEKGTLANDSLQIQALSKPYRVQVNDILSINVKALDEELVSIFNPVETTATSGGQQGQSSLYFNGFTVDLHGNIKFPILGEINVLGYTIKEIEAQVKAELLKQYFKETAEIFVTVKLAGLRYTVTGEVGGTGVYTLYQDRVNIIEALANAGDIKNTGDRTDVLVIRQYPNGQQIHHIDLTDAAAMKSPYYYIQPNDMILVKPLKRKALGAGETASQTITTIASIFSVLVSTYFLTRNL
- a CDS encoding ABC-F family ATP-binding cassette domain-containing protein, with translation MNYLTVENISKSYGELVLFENLSFSVHKDQKIAFVAKNGTGKTSILNILSGNDQADSGNIIYRKDIKVSFLSQDPKLDNNLTIEETIFASDNLILEVIRNYEKALLNPEDTEAYQKAFENMEQHHAWDFETQYKQILFKLKLENLNQKVGLLSGGQKKRLSLANALINKPDLLILDEPTNHLDLEMIEWLEAFFAKENITLFMVTHDRYFLERVCNEILELDEGKLYSYKGNYSYYLEKRDARIEREAIETGKAKQLFKKELDWMRRQPKARTTKSKSRIDDFKDIKHRAHQRRKEHQVQLELNMERLGSKIIEFHNVSKAFEDKTILNGFNYTFKKGERVGIIGKNGTGKTTFLNILTQTTQPDGGKVVKGDTVKFGYYTQNGITIKPEQKVIDVIREFGDYIPLKKGRQISAQQLLERFLFSRKKQYDFVEKLSGGERKRLYLCTVLIQNPNFLILDEPTNDLDIVTLNVLESFLLDFPGCIIVVSHDRYFMDKVIDHLFVFKGEGEIEDFPGNYTDYRVYEDSQPVISKVSEDKKEKQSWKQNEASKLSFNEEKELRNIESKLKSLAYDKKQLEDKFLNPDLTQEEINTLSDELQKIIDTIEAKEERWFELSEKLEG
- a CDS encoding O-methyltransferase; protein product: MYQIIQYIKFLIKSTNQHGVHSPFVFNLVTKCFYNKNDYPAYNQIKKYRKSLLKNKHVIEITDLGSGSKKTKSNKRQVSEIAKTSGSSLKHAKLLFRLTNYFQPETIIELGTSLGIATQAMSLGNLDAKITSIEGCSNISAFSKEKLKTFKNINLINADFSNILQKLNLNKYDFVFFDGNHQKEATLHYFETLLPKAHNNSVFIFDDIYWSKQMTEAWETIKQHPKVTVTINTFHWGFVFFRKEQAKEHFTIRV